The following proteins are encoded in a genomic region of Agromyces sp. CF514:
- a CDS encoding carboxyl transferase domain-containing protein: MTTLTTAIDRSGEGARRNADAHAELVGELRRRLAAAARGGPEASRDRHVARGKLLPRDRVDRLLDEGSPFLELSPLAADGMYGGDSPGAGIITGVGLVHGRPVVVVCNDATVKGGTYYPMTVKKHLRAQEVAREHRLPCIYLVDSGGAFLPMQDDVFPDREHFGRIFFNQAQLSSMRIPQLAAVLGSCTAGGAYVPAMSDESVIVRDQGTIFLGGPPLVKAAIGEVVTPEELGGGDLHSRVSGVTDHLADDDEHALETVRDMVATLPEPAPRAWAVRESRPPLVDPAGLTAAVPVDVQQPYDVREVIARLVDASEFTEFKPDYGDTLVTGFAHLDGHPVGIVANNGVLFSESAMKGAHFIELCDQRGIPLLFLQNISGFMVGRDAEAGGIAKHGAKMVTAVATTRVPKLTVVIGGSFGAGNYSMCGRAYSPRFLFMWPNARISVMGGEQAASVLSTVKGDQLAVRGEEWSDAAAEAFKAPIREQYEQQGSPYHSTARLWDDGIIDPADTRTVLAMALELASRTPLPEPAFGLFRM; the protein is encoded by the coding sequence ATGACGACACTCACGACGGCGATCGACCGATCCGGCGAAGGCGCCAGGCGCAACGCCGACGCGCACGCCGAGCTCGTCGGCGAGCTGCGCAGGCGCCTCGCCGCGGCCGCACGCGGCGGCCCCGAGGCATCCCGCGACCGCCATGTCGCGCGCGGCAAGCTGCTGCCGCGCGACCGGGTCGACCGCCTGCTCGACGAGGGCAGCCCGTTCCTCGAGCTCTCGCCGCTCGCCGCCGACGGCATGTACGGCGGCGACTCGCCCGGGGCGGGCATCATCACGGGCGTCGGCCTCGTGCACGGTCGCCCGGTGGTCGTGGTCTGCAACGACGCGACGGTCAAGGGGGGCACCTACTACCCGATGACGGTCAAGAAGCACCTCCGGGCGCAGGAGGTCGCGCGCGAGCACCGGCTGCCGTGCATCTACCTCGTCGACTCGGGCGGCGCGTTCCTGCCCATGCAGGACGACGTGTTCCCCGACCGCGAGCACTTCGGGCGGATCTTCTTCAACCAGGCGCAGCTCTCGTCGATGCGCATCCCGCAGCTCGCGGCCGTGCTCGGCTCGTGCACGGCGGGCGGCGCCTACGTGCCGGCGATGAGCGACGAGTCCGTCATCGTGCGCGACCAGGGCACGATCTTCCTCGGCGGCCCGCCGCTCGTGAAGGCCGCGATCGGCGAGGTCGTCACGCCCGAGGAGCTCGGCGGCGGCGATCTCCACTCGCGCGTCTCTGGGGTCACCGACCACCTGGCCGACGACGACGAGCACGCGCTCGAGACCGTGCGCGACATGGTCGCGACGCTGCCCGAGCCGGCGCCGCGCGCCTGGGCCGTCCGCGAGTCGCGGCCCCCGCTCGTCGACCCCGCGGGCCTCACGGCCGCCGTGCCGGTCGACGTGCAGCAGCCGTACGACGTGCGCGAGGTCATCGCGCGGCTCGTCGACGCGAGCGAGTTCACCGAGTTCAAGCCCGACTACGGCGACACGCTCGTCACCGGGTTCGCGCACCTCGACGGCCACCCGGTCGGCATCGTCGCGAACAACGGCGTGCTGTTCAGCGAATCGGCCATGAAGGGCGCCCATTTCATCGAGCTCTGCGACCAGCGCGGCATCCCGCTGCTGTTCCTGCAGAACATCTCGGGCTTCATGGTCGGGCGCGACGCCGAGGCGGGCGGCATCGCCAAGCACGGCGCGAAGATGGTCACCGCGGTCGCCACGACCCGCGTGCCGAAGCTCACGGTCGTGATCGGCGGTTCCTTCGGCGCCGGCAACTACTCCATGTGCGGGCGCGCGTACTCGCCGCGGTTCCTCTTCATGTGGCCGAACGCGCGCATCTCGGTCATGGGCGGCGAGCAGGCGGCATCCGTCCTCTCCACGGTCAAGGGCGACCAGCTCGCAGTGCGGGGCGAGGAATGGTCGGATGCCGCGGCGGAGGCGTTCAAGGCCCCGATCCGCGAGCAGTACGAGCAGCAGGGCAGCCCCTACCACTCGACCGCGCGGCTCTGGGACGACGGCATCATCGACCCGGCCGACACGCGCACGGTGCTCGCGATGGCGCTCGAGCTCGCCAGCCGCACGCCGTTGCCAGAGCCCGCGTTCGGGCTCTTCCGCATGTGA
- a CDS encoding GAP family protein yields MNQTIGAILPLALGVAISPIPIIAAILMLLSPKARVTSVGFLLGWLVGIIVAVTVFTLLASVLPEEDPDASKPIQGVIQLLLGAGLLVLAVGQWRKRPKPGEEPMLPKWMQAIDKVTFVGALGLGFLLSALNPKNLIMAAGAGTAIGAAALSTGEVVGVIAIYVVIAASTVAIPVIAYLVASARLRGPLDALRVWLAHENAVIMAVLLLVIGVSLLGKGIGSF; encoded by the coding sequence GTGAATCAGACCATCGGCGCCATCCTGCCGCTCGCCCTCGGCGTGGCGATCAGCCCGATCCCGATCATCGCGGCGATCCTCATGCTGCTCTCGCCGAAGGCGCGCGTCACGAGCGTGGGATTCCTGCTCGGCTGGCTCGTGGGCATCATCGTGGCGGTCACCGTGTTCACGCTGCTCGCGTCGGTGCTGCCCGAAGAGGATCCCGACGCCTCCAAGCCGATCCAGGGCGTCATCCAGTTGCTGCTGGGTGCGGGCCTGCTCGTGCTCGCCGTCGGGCAGTGGCGCAAGCGCCCGAAGCCCGGCGAGGAGCCGATGCTCCCGAAGTGGATGCAGGCGATCGACAAGGTCACGTTCGTCGGCGCGCTCGGGCTGGGGTTCCTGCTCTCGGCGCTGAATCCGAAGAACCTCATCATGGCCGCCGGAGCCGGTACGGCGATCGGGGCGGCCGCGCTGTCGACGGGCGAGGTCGTCGGCGTGATCGCGATCTACGTGGTCATCGCGGCCAGCACCGTGGCGATCCCGGTGATCGCGTACCTCGTCGCATCGGCGAGGCTGCGGGGGCCGCTCGATGCGCTGCGCGTGTGGCTCGCGCACGAGAACGCGGTCATCATGGCCGTGCTGCTGCTCGTGAT
- a CDS encoding GNAT family N-acetyltransferase, with product MGEPHVVSLRATRDTDLDTLFLIGHDPVAVQMAAFTAPDPDDRATFDAHWRRLMADPATDVRTVRADGEIVGSVGRWYDDGTAEVTTWIDRAHWGLGIATRAMRIFLDVLDERPVRARVAGDNAGSIRVLEHLGFEQVATEHGFANARDAEIEERVYLLR from the coding sequence ATGGGCGAGCCTCATGTCGTGAGCCTGCGCGCGACCCGCGACACGGATCTCGACACCCTGTTCCTGATCGGGCACGACCCAGTCGCCGTGCAGATGGCCGCGTTCACCGCGCCCGACCCCGACGATCGTGCGACGTTCGACGCGCACTGGCGGCGGCTCATGGCCGACCCCGCGACCGACGTGCGAACCGTGCGCGCCGACGGCGAGATCGTCGGGAGCGTCGGCCGCTGGTACGACGACGGCACCGCCGAGGTCACCACGTGGATCGACCGCGCGCACTGGGGCCTCGGCATCGCCACGCGGGCGATGCGGATCTTCCTCGACGTGCTCGACGAACGACCCGTGCGGGCGCGCGTGGCCGGCGACAATGCCGGGTCGATCCGGGTGCTCGAGCACCTCGGCTTCGAGCAGGTCGCCACCGAGCACGGCTTCGCGAACGCCCGCGACGCCGAGATCGAGGAGCGCGTGTACCTGCTCCGCTGA
- a CDS encoding SulP family inorganic anion transporter, which produces MQRPLAGLTAKHLATELTAGVTLIAIAIPLNIGYAQIAGLPATAGLYALIVPTVVYALVVSSRQVVASPDAAAAALVASSIGGLAAAGSADYATLALAQAIICGVMFVLLAVFKLGFLANFLSKPILVGFVGGLALDIMVSQIAKMLGVKIDSGGEFVDKLGGLITGLGTTNLWSLAISAVSVAVLLVGKRFLGAVPWALVVLVLTTVLVVVANLDDAGVDVLGEVPAGPPALTWPVIDWTTWAALIPSAMALTLVTTAEGLLVSRSYAEKHRYPFHANRDLLAFGLANVAAGAQASFSVGSSTSRTAAMDQAGSRTQLPSLVLAVGTLLLLLFGTALLADIPSPAIGAVVGVAIIPLLGIREFADLWRKDRFEFVVGGACFLVTLFVGAIPGILVAFVLALVNLAKRAANPAIDVLEAEGDPAESLLEDAPAGTTTAPGVIVLRLAAPLFFANGSVFTAAVKGAVASAEHADGGPVRELVIDMEAVTDIDVTGAEEFEALKAWLASGGVRLSFSRMRDPARRRLVQLGLLGDERVFDTNRAAIAALATDSPQTAATEAGTTEKGSS; this is translated from the coding sequence ATGCAGCGACCACTGGCCGGGCTGACGGCGAAGCACCTCGCCACCGAACTGACCGCCGGCGTGACGCTCATCGCCATCGCGATCCCGCTCAACATCGGATACGCGCAGATCGCCGGGCTGCCTGCGACCGCTGGCCTCTACGCGCTCATCGTGCCGACCGTCGTGTACGCGCTCGTCGTCTCGTCACGGCAGGTGGTCGCGTCGCCGGATGCCGCGGCCGCGGCCCTCGTCGCGTCCTCGATCGGCGGGCTCGCCGCCGCAGGCAGCGCGGACTACGCGACGCTCGCGCTCGCGCAGGCGATCATCTGCGGCGTCATGTTCGTGCTGCTCGCGGTGTTCAAGCTCGGGTTCCTCGCGAACTTCCTCTCGAAGCCGATCCTCGTCGGATTCGTCGGCGGGCTCGCGCTCGACATCATGGTCAGCCAGATCGCGAAGATGCTCGGCGTCAAGATCGACTCGGGCGGCGAGTTCGTCGACAAGCTCGGCGGGCTCATCACCGGACTGGGCACCACGAACCTCTGGTCGCTGGCCATCTCGGCGGTCTCGGTCGCCGTGCTGCTCGTCGGCAAGCGGTTCCTCGGCGCCGTGCCCTGGGCGCTCGTCGTCCTCGTGCTCACGACCGTGCTGGTGGTCGTCGCGAACCTCGACGACGCCGGGGTCGACGTGCTGGGCGAGGTGCCGGCCGGGCCGCCGGCGCTCACCTGGCCCGTCATCGACTGGACGACCTGGGCCGCCCTCATCCCGTCGGCGATGGCGCTCACGCTCGTGACGACGGCCGAGGGCCTGCTCGTCTCGCGGTCGTACGCCGAGAAGCACCGCTACCCGTTCCACGCGAACCGCGACCTGCTCGCGTTCGGTCTCGCGAACGTCGCCGCGGGTGCGCAGGCCAGCTTCTCGGTCGGCTCCTCGACCTCGCGCACCGCCGCGATGGACCAGGCCGGATCCCGCACGCAGCTGCCTTCGCTCGTGCTCGCGGTCGGCACGCTGCTGCTGCTGCTCTTCGGCACCGCGCTGCTCGCCGACATCCCGTCGCCCGCGATCGGCGCGGTCGTCGGCGTCGCCATCATCCCCCTGCTCGGCATCCGCGAGTTCGCCGACCTCTGGCGCAAGGACCGGTTCGAGTTCGTCGTCGGCGGGGCGTGCTTCCTGGTGACGCTGTTCGTCGGTGCGATCCCGGGCATCCTGGTCGCGTTCGTGCTCGCACTCGTCAATCTCGCCAAGCGGGCTGCGAACCCCGCGATCGACGTGCTCGAGGCCGAGGGCGACCCGGCCGAGTCGCTCCTCGAGGACGCCCCCGCAGGCACGACGACGGCACCGGGCGTCATCGTGCTCCGCCTGGCGGCCCCGCTCTTCTTCGCCAATGGCAGCGTCTTCACGGCGGCCGTCAAGGGCGCCGTCGCCTCGGCCGAGCACGCCGACGGCGGGCCCGTGCGCGAGCTCGTCATCGACATGGAGGCCGTGACCGACATCGACGTGACCGGCGCGGAGGAGTTCGAGGCGCTCAAGGCCTGGCTCGCGTCCGGCGGCGTGCGTCTGTCGTTCAGCCGCATGCGCGATCCCGCGCGACGGCGGCTCGTGCAGCTCGGCCTGCTCGGCGACGAGCGCGTGTTCGACACGAATCGCGCGGCGATCGCGGCGCTCGCGACCGATTCCCCGCAGACCGCCGCGACCGAAGCCGGCACCACCGAGAAGGGCTCTTCGTGA
- a CDS encoding TetR/AcrR family transcriptional regulator produces MARTPAAAPTAAQPAPSTPQAPTQAAPALTERGRQKADRRAAILTAAARLFAERGYAGVTIEDLGAAVGVSGPAVYRHFTGKSAVLAAILEDASRSLLDGAEHVLADAPDAASALRSLIRFHVDFALGQADVIAVQDRELEQLDAGVRHEVRSLQRRYVERWVATLAELRPDRVEVELRFRAHAAFGLLNSTPHSARTPGRRPADGTVRGILEEMAWASLMS; encoded by the coding sequence ATGGCAAGAACACCCGCAGCAGCCCCCACGGCGGCACAGCCGGCACCGTCGACGCCGCAGGCACCGACCCAGGCGGCACCGGCGCTCACCGAGCGCGGCCGCCAGAAGGCCGACCGTCGCGCCGCGATCCTCACGGCCGCCGCGCGCCTGTTCGCCGAGCGCGGCTACGCGGGCGTGACCATCGAAGACCTCGGCGCCGCCGTCGGCGTCAGCGGCCCGGCCGTCTACCGGCATTTCACGGGCAAGTCCGCGGTGCTCGCCGCCATCCTCGAGGACGCCAGCCGGTCGCTGCTCGACGGCGCCGAGCACGTGCTCGCCGACGCGCCCGACGCGGCCTCCGCGCTGCGCTCGCTCATCCGCTTCCACGTCGACTTCGCGCTCGGCCAGGCCGACGTGATCGCCGTGCAGGATCGCGAACTCGAACAACTCGACGCCGGCGTCCGCCACGAGGTGCGCTCGCTGCAGCGACGCTACGTCGAACGCTGGGTCGCCACCCTCGCAGAGCTCAGGCCCGACCGGGTCGAGGTGGAGCTGCGGTTCCGGGCACACGCCGCCTTCGGACTGCTCAACTCCACACCGCACAGCGCCCGCACCCCTGGGCGCAGACCCGCCGACGGCACCGTCCGCGGCATCCTCGAGGAGATGGCATGGGCGAGCCTCATGTCGTGA
- a CDS encoding dihydrolipoamide acetyltransferase family protein, with product MIRDFPLPDLGEGLTESEIVAWRVAVGDRVELNQIIADVETAKAVVELPSPFAGVVTALHAGEGETVNVGEPLFSCDTGEGDAEQPSVPDAAAAPAAEAQVSSAAVVVEATDAASGPNLVGYGARAESGPKRRARRAALAGDLVPALPEGAEAAATVAPERADQAPVVSAERPRSTPPVRKLAHDLGIDLAQVHGSGERGLVTRADVEAAASGLRSPDLGTPDSMRSGDADRVGGIDRSGAGDVRIPIRGVRKHTAAAMVASAFTAPHVTEFLTVDVTATMELVRSLREDRAFAGHRVTPLAVVAKAVCLAARRTPDVNARWDEDAQEIVQFASVNLGIAAATERGLVVPNVKAAERLTLIELADAIGELAVTAREGRTRPADLSGGTLSITNVGVFGVDAGTPILNPGEAVILATGAVRRQPWEFRGEVALREVMTLSLSFDHRLVDGQQAASFLTDVGAILRDPARALTMV from the coding sequence GTGGTCGAACTGCCGTCGCCGTTCGCGGGCGTCGTGACCGCGCTGCACGCGGGCGAGGGTGAGACCGTCAACGTGGGCGAGCCGTTGTTCTCGTGCGACACGGGCGAGGGCGATGCCGAGCAGCCCTCGGTGCCGGATGCCGCGGCGGCCCCGGCGGCTGAGGCTCAGGTCTCGTCGGCCGCGGTCGTCGTCGAGGCGACGGATGCCGCGTCCGGCCCGAACCTCGTCGGCTACGGCGCTCGTGCCGAGTCCGGCCCGAAGCGCCGAGCCAGGCGGGCCGCGCTCGCCGGCGACCTCGTGCCCGCCCTGCCCGAGGGAGCGGAAGCGGCGGCCACGGTCGCGCCGGAGCGCGCAGACCAGGCACCCGTGGTGTCGGCCGAGCGTCCCCGTTCGACGCCGCCCGTGCGCAAGCTCGCGCATGACCTGGGCATCGACCTCGCGCAGGTGCACGGCTCGGGCGAGCGCGGACTCGTCACGCGCGCCGACGTCGAGGCCGCGGCATCCGGTCTCAGGTCGCCCGATCTCGGAACTCCGGACTCGATGCGGTCGGGCGATGCCGATCGCGTCGGCGGGATCGACCGGTCGGGTGCCGGCGACGTGAGGATCCCGATCAGGGGCGTGCGCAAGCACACGGCCGCCGCGATGGTCGCGAGCGCGTTCACCGCGCCGCACGTCACGGAGTTCCTCACGGTCGACGTCACCGCGACCATGGAGCTCGTGCGCAGCCTGCGCGAGGACCGCGCGTTCGCCGGGCACCGCGTCACCCCCCTCGCGGTGGTGGCGAAGGCCGTGTGCCTCGCCGCCCGGCGGACCCCCGACGTCAACGCCCGTTGGGACGAGGACGCTCAGGAGATCGTGCAGTTCGCGTCGGTGAACCTCGGCATCGCCGCGGCCACCGAACGCGGACTCGTCGTGCCGAATGTCAAGGCGGCCGAGCGACTGACGCTCATCGAACTGGCCGACGCGATCGGCGAGCTCGCCGTCACGGCCCGCGAGGGGCGCACGCGTCCGGCCGACCTGTCGGGCGGCACGCTCTCGATCACGAACGTCGGCGTCTTCGGCGTCGATGCGGGCACGCCGATCCTGAACCCCGGCGAAGCCGTGATCCTCGCGACCGGGGCCGTGCGCCGCCAGCCGTGGGAGTTCCGCGGCGAGGTCGCCCTGCGCGAGGTCATGACGCTGAGCCTCTCGTTCGACCACCGCCTGGTCGACGGGCAGCAGGCCGCGTCGTTCCTCACCGATGTCGGCGCGATCCTGCGGGATCCGGCGCGTGCGCTGACGATGGTCTGA
- a CDS encoding 4a-hydroxytetrahydrobiopterin dehydratase yields the protein MDPQRILAPAETVDALARTAFVHTGDRLVGAYRTDDFAGAVRVLDAVAPVADELDHHPDVQLGWGRVVFELSSHDVGGVTSRDLELARRIDVLAGAAGAQRAD from the coding sequence ATGGACCCGCAGCGCATCCTCGCACCCGCAGAGACCGTCGACGCGCTCGCGCGCACGGCCTTCGTCCACACGGGCGACCGGCTCGTGGGCGCCTACCGGACCGACGACTTCGCAGGCGCCGTCCGCGTGCTCGACGCGGTCGCACCGGTCGCCGACGAGCTCGATCACCATCCCGACGTGCAGCTCGGGTGGGGCCGCGTCGTGTTCGAGCTGAGTTCCCACGACGTGGGAGGCGTGACTTCTCGCGATCTCGAACTCGCCCGGCGCATCGACGTGCTCGCCGGCGCCGCGGGCGCGCAGCGCGCAGACTGA